GAAATTACGTGCGCAAATTGAACCGCACTTTGTTTTCAACACGATGAACTTTATCTATGACTCGGTAGAGGGTGTGTCGGAAAAAGCGGGTGAAACAGTTTTATTGCTTTCAGAAATGATGCAATATGCATTGCAAAATACAGATGACAATTATGAAGTTCCTTTACAAATAGAATTGGAAAATATTAACAAGCTGATCAGGATCAATAACATCAGAACAAACAACAGGTTATACGTTAAACTGAAAACTACTTTGAATAAGGATGAACATGTAAAAACTCTACCACTTTTATTTATTACATTTGTTGAGAACATGTATAAACATGGTGACTTAACGGATGAAAAGTATCCTGGAATCATTTATATCGCCACTGCAAACGGCAACTTACTATTTAGTACCTGGAACAAAAAGCGATTAAGTAAACCTTTTCAGAGTAACTCGATGGGAATCATGAATGCTAAAGAAAGGTTGATAAATTTTTACGGTAATGAGCGATTTCGTTTGTCTGCCAATGAAGATGTCGAGGCGTTTTCGGTTGAGCTGAAAATTGCATATGCATATGACTAGTTGTTACATAATTGATGATGAGGACGCCGCTATAAGTTTGTTGAGTAAATTTATTGACAAAACGCCCGATCTTACCTTAGTGGGAGCATCAATAAACCCATTGGAAGCTCTGCAAAAAATTCTAAACAAGGAGGTACAGGTTGACATTACTTTTCTGGATATTAACATGCCTGAAATATCAGGTTTGGAGCTAGCAAACTTAATTGGCAAATCAACACATATTATATTTACATCAGCTTATACACAATATGGGCTGGAAGCTTTCGATCGTGACGCTATTGACTATATAGCTAAGCCTTTTAGCTATGAGCGTTTTCTGCGGGCGGTTGCCCGATACATTAAATGGAAACAACATAAAGTTCAAGTACCACAGAAAAAACAAAGGTTCTTTTTTATCAAAAACGATGTCAAAGGTAAACTCACTCGGGTACTCGTGGATGAAATTATCTATATCGAATCGTTAGCCAACTATATCGTAATCCATACCGGTACTGAAAAACATATCACGTATCTAACACTAACTGAAGCAGAAGAATACCTCGCATCTTACACCTTTGTTCGGGTACATAAATCAACTATGGTGAATCCTCTGAATATTAAAGCCATTGAGGGGAACAAGCTCATAATGGCTAACGATATCACTATCACAATAGGTTCCAGCTATAGAAAAACGCTATCAGAAAAACTAGGCGGCAGTTTGTTAGTGTCTAAAAGACGTAATTGACCTTAGATTTTATTCCCCGTGCGGTAAATTATAAAGGAATAATCGTAAGATTAAACCACTTCTTATTTAGCTTTAAATACTCTGCTAAACTATGCTGAGGCAAAATTGCATGCAGTTAAACTGGCATTAAGCGCTTCTATATTAACTAAAATTCTTAGCTTTGTTTATAAACGGTTTCCTGATGATAAACAAAGCAAATGTAACCAATGCCAGTATCGAATCTGCAGGTTTACCTAAGGATTATAAGCATGCTCTTGCTGAATATATATGGAATGGTTTTGACGCAAAGGCATCGCATGTAAATGTAGTGTTTGTGGCAAATGAACTTGGGTACCTGGAGCGTATCTCAATTGAAGACAATGGAGAAGGCATCCCTTATGAAACACTCGACGAATCTTTTGGTAATTTCCTGGATTCTTTGAAAAAGAAGAATATCCAACGATCTTCTTATACAAAAGGCAAAAAAGGAAAAGGCAGATTTTCTTTCTCGCTATTTGCTACCAAAGCAAACTGGATTACAATTTATGAACATGGAGATAGTTTTCTGGAATATGAAATTAGCATAGAAGGGAACAAAAAAGAAGAATATGAGGATGCTGATAAGGGAGTTTCCACGAGAAAAAACACTGGCACCACTGTAACGCTTGAGGGTATATTCGGAATTACTGCTGACGCCTTAACACATCAAGAGTTCTTAAATTATTTGGCAAGTGAGTTTGGTTGGTTTTTGTTCCTAAATAAAGATGCAGGCTATGTATTGTCTGTTCAGAATAAACCCATAAGTTATGATCAT
This Olivibacter sp. SDN3 DNA region includes the following protein-coding sequences:
- a CDS encoding sensor histidine kinase; the encoded protein is MPFAIDLKKKKILPWHVLGWLILITYEITFLIALKVEMTALGLFVSYCLIITLFYFHAYVVMPVKNSYWLLLFIPLEIVGFSLIDICFEYLDFYATPNQRPSSLKTSLIKYTYRALYFITFSTVYWLFMNTLHKRNHLIKLDRKRLADERKQAELEMKLVKSQNAKLRAQIEPHFVFNTMNFIYDSVEGVSEKAGETVLLLSEMMQYALQNTDDNYEVPLQIELENINKLIRINNIRTNNRLYVKLKTTLNKDEHVKTLPLLFITFVENMYKHGDLTDEKYPGIIYIATANGNLLFSTWNKKRLSKPFQSNSMGIMNAKERLINFYGNERFRLSANEDVEAFSVELKIAYAYD
- a CDS encoding LytTR family DNA-binding domain-containing protein, which encodes MTSCYIIDDEDAAISLLSKFIDKTPDLTLVGASINPLEALQKILNKEVQVDITFLDINMPEISGLELANLIGKSTHIIFTSAYTQYGLEAFDRDAIDYIAKPFSYERFLRAVARYIKWKQHKVQVPQKKQRFFFIKNDVKGKLTRVLVDEIIYIESLANYIVIHTGTEKHITYLTLTEAEEYLASYTFVRVHKSTMVNPLNIKAIEGNKLIMANDITITIGSSYRKTLSEKLGGSLLVSKRRN